A DNA window from Paraburkholderia sp. PGU19 contains the following coding sequences:
- a CDS encoding response regulator, whose translation MPTVLLVDDELDNLLPLKSVFEANGYSVQLATNGKEALDKLACCFRGLIVSDWEMPVMDGLDLCRQVRSRPTTRELPIILLSALPEPADGPPCGCVYFRKPANLDVLVQSASRLIAHHMYLAIAAPAGRWQGVDARCWP comes from the coding sequence ATGCCTACAGTTTTGCTGGTTGACGATGAGCTTGACAACCTGTTGCCGCTTAAGTCGGTATTCGAAGCAAACGGCTATAGCGTTCAGCTCGCGACGAACGGGAAAGAGGCGCTGGACAAACTTGCGTGCTGTTTCCGTGGACTCATCGTGAGCGACTGGGAAATGCCTGTCATGGATGGTCTGGACCTGTGCCGTCAGGTCAGGAGCCGGCCGACCACGCGAGAATTACCCATCATCCTGCTCTCGGCATTGCCGGAACCCGCGGATGGTCCTCCGTGCGGGTGTGTCTATTTCCGCAAACCGGCCAACCTCGACGTGCTCGTTCAAAGCGCCAGTCGGTTAATCGCGCATCATATGTACCTCGCCATTGCTGCACCTGCCGGGCGCTGGCAAGGCGTTGATGCGCGCTGTTGGCCCTAG
- a CDS encoding ParB/Srx family N-terminal domain-containing protein, which produces MEAERGPLLRVHWTLLRPTQGAIGYVHMQTKRARYLELPDNDRAPFFEEQAIRVVLGPAGLMHVVDHHHWARAWHDMGIPEAPVRITDDFSALDGDSFLRALSNRGWMHPFDEHGREIRVAELPCSLAELPDDVFQSLAACLRTAGVFENPGELNAKFAWADFLRQRIRLRPSTVEGFALMLAEAFAASRRRDARDLPGYLSSRNINTNGHDYAKLSVRFQWPLFERERLKI; this is translated from the coding sequence GTGGAAGCGGAACGTGGCCCGCTGCTACGCGTGCACTGGACGTTACTGAGGCCGACGCAAGGCGCCATCGGCTACGTCCACATGCAAACCAAACGGGCACGCTATCTTGAACTGCCGGATAACGACCGTGCTCCCTTTTTCGAGGAACAGGCCATAAGGGTTGTCCTTGGACCAGCAGGACTCATGCATGTAGTTGACCATCATCATTGGGCGCGTGCGTGGCACGACATGGGTATCCCGGAAGCGCCCGTGCGGATAACCGACGATTTCAGTGCCCTCGACGGCGATTCGTTCCTTCGAGCCTTGTCGAACAGAGGCTGGATGCATCCGTTCGACGAACATGGGCGAGAGATTCGGGTCGCTGAGCTTCCCTGCTCGCTCGCAGAACTGCCGGACGACGTCTTTCAAAGCCTGGCGGCATGCCTTCGGACCGCCGGCGTTTTTGAAAACCCGGGGGAGCTCAATGCAAAATTCGCGTGGGCGGACTTCCTGCGCCAGCGTATTCGCTTGCGCCCCTCGACAGTTGAAGGTTTTGCGCTGATGTTGGCCGAAGCGTTTGCCGCCTCCCGTAGGCGCGATGCGAGGGACCTGCCGGGCTACCTGTCCAGCAGAAATATAAACACAAACGGCCATGACTACGCGAAATTGAGCGTCAGGTTCCAGTGGCCGCTCTTCGAGAGGGAACGGCTAAAAATCTGA
- a CDS encoding ferritin-like domain-containing protein produces the protein MTTKTLKDLFIHSLSDIYSAEKQMTKSLPKMARASTSPDLKSAFEGHLEETHGQIQRIDQVVAATGVKLKRIKCVAMEGLVEEGQEQIDEIEKGPVLDTALIAAAQKVEHYEIAAYGSLIALANQLGEATAAQLLAETLKEEKSTDEKLSLLAEEKVAAEALGK, from the coding sequence ATGACGACGAAGACCCTGAAGGACCTGTTTATCCATTCGCTATCCGACATCTACAGTGCCGAAAAACAGATGACGAAGTCGCTGCCAAAGATGGCGCGTGCGTCAACGAGCCCGGACCTCAAGTCGGCGTTCGAAGGCCATCTTGAAGAGACACACGGACAGATTCAGCGGATAGACCAAGTGGTCGCAGCGACCGGCGTAAAGCTTAAACGCATCAAATGTGTGGCGATGGAAGGGCTCGTCGAGGAAGGACAGGAGCAGATTGATGAAATTGAAAAAGGCCCTGTTCTCGATACGGCGCTGATTGCCGCCGCGCAAAAGGTAGAACACTACGAAATCGCTGCGTACGGTTCTCTGATTGCGCTGGCGAACCAGTTAGGCGAGGCAACTGCCGCGCAACTGCTGGCCGAAACATTAAAAGAAGAAAAGAGCACCGATGAAAAGCTGTCGCTGCTCGCAGAAGAGAAGGTCGCGGCGGAAGCACTTGGCAAATAG
- a CDS encoding response regulator — protein sequence MATILLVDDDTKILHSLQILLEVEGYRVLTAPDGEVGAAITAMQRPDLIVTDWMMPHVAGVEFCHRLKDDPATSRIPIAMLSSALHPAPTAPPWNVFLRKPVPVKRLLEVIASLLDERVLSVRSTDIAPPATDAGLMQRTDPMN from the coding sequence GTGGCTACCATTCTGCTCGTCGACGACGATACGAAAATCCTTCATTCGCTTCAGATACTTCTCGAAGTCGAAGGCTACCGGGTGCTGACTGCCCCGGACGGAGAGGTCGGTGCAGCCATCACGGCGATGCAACGCCCCGACCTCATTGTGACTGACTGGATGATGCCGCATGTCGCTGGCGTCGAATTCTGCCACCGGCTCAAGGATGACCCGGCAACATCGCGCATACCCATCGCGATGTTATCCTCAGCGTTGCATCCCGCACCCACTGCGCCGCCATGGAACGTATTCCTGCGCAAACCTGTTCCCGTCAAACGCCTTCTGGAAGTGATTGCCAGCCTTCTCGACGAGAGGGTGCTTTCCGTCCGAAGCACGGACATTGCACCTCCGGCGACGGACGCCGGATTGATGCAGCGTACGGACCCAATGAATTGA
- a CDS encoding Hsp20/alpha crystallin family protein, with protein MSDNTQIAQRDEGAMTRAEPDDARRRITLTPAVDIFEDSHAVTLLADLPGVPKERLEVRVHDGSLTIEAESVVPVPPNLALSHAEVRAPYFSRRFAVSEDFDTSRIDASLKDGVLKLTIPRRDEAKPRRIEVRTG; from the coding sequence ATGAGCGACAACACGCAAATCGCCCAACGCGACGAGGGCGCCATGACTCGTGCGGAACCGGATGACGCACGCCGGCGCATTACGCTCACACCCGCCGTCGACATTTTCGAAGACAGTCACGCGGTCACGCTGCTAGCCGACCTGCCCGGCGTCCCGAAAGAAAGGCTGGAGGTCAGGGTTCACGACGGTAGCCTCACCATCGAGGCCGAATCCGTCGTGCCTGTGCCGCCAAATCTCGCGCTCTCGCACGCTGAAGTGCGGGCGCCTTACTTTTCGCGACGATTTGCCGTCAGCGAAGACTTCGATACGTCAAGGATTGACGCAAGCCTGAAGGACGGCGTGCTCAAGCTAACTATTCCGCGTCGCGATGAAGCAAAGCCCCGCCGGATTGAGGTCCGTACAGGCTGA
- a CDS encoding PRC-barrel domain-containing protein, whose product MSRLDPQGRTGEAGARIVGGGVGEGPEPDVMAADTLDGNKVITADGEHVGKISDIMLDVRSGRVAYAVLSEGGFLGMGDTLHAIPWSALTLDTTEKCFRVDITAQRIKDDPGFDKDHWPSMADATWGTQLHQYYNRRPYWSQTSRA is encoded by the coding sequence ATGAGCAGACTGGACCCACAAGGCAGGACCGGCGAAGCCGGCGCGCGGATAGTCGGCGGGGGAGTTGGAGAGGGTCCCGAGCCGGACGTAATGGCAGCCGATACGTTGGACGGCAACAAGGTGATAACCGCCGATGGCGAACACGTTGGGAAGATTTCCGACATCATGCTTGACGTGCGCAGCGGGCGCGTCGCATACGCCGTGCTGTCAGAGGGCGGGTTCCTCGGCATGGGCGATACACTGCACGCCATTCCATGGAGCGCACTCACCCTCGACACAACAGAGAAGTGCTTTCGGGTTGATATCACCGCACAAAGAATCAAGGATGACCCGGGATTCGACAAGGACCACTGGCCATCCATGGCGGACGCGACTTGGGGAACGCAACTGCACCAGTACTATAACCGCCGACCGTATTGGTCACAGACGTCACGGGCCTGA
- a CDS encoding type II toxin-antitoxin system ParD family antitoxin, with the protein MPSKHAISVSLTEHLDLFVKSELAAGRYRTASEVVRAGLRPLEEQIAQRRPPAAPSGSAGRKPINGTSSARRSRSE; encoded by the coding sequence ATGCCCAGCAAACATGCGATTAGCGTCTCCCTGACGGAGCATCTGGATCTGTTCGTGAAGTCAGAACTGGCTGCGGGCCGCTATCGCACCGCCAGCGAGGTGGTCCGTGCCGGGCTGCGCCCGCTCGAAGAACAGATTGCGCAACGCCGTCCGCCAGCGGCACCGTCCGGGTCGGCTGGCCGGAAACCCATTAACGGCACGAGCTCCGCTCGCCGGTCCAGATCCGAGTAA
- a CDS encoding Hsp20/alpha crystallin family protein, with translation MGDVYFGTDLFSNLDRLQRQMSSLFGGYSSSLRSSRFGTFPHINIGTTDDTVEVVAFAPGVDPAKLDISVDKGLLSIAGERMTREAELPAGSRQYAQERFNGSFRRVVELPQQADPDKVTARYVDGCLLISVGKREVSKPRAIAVQ, from the coding sequence ATGGGTGACGTTTACTTTGGGACCGACCTCTTCAGCAACCTGGACCGGTTGCAACGCCAGATGTCCAGCCTGTTCGGCGGCTATTCGTCAAGCCTTCGTTCCAGCCGGTTCGGCACCTTTCCCCATATCAACATCGGCACGACCGACGACACGGTAGAAGTCGTAGCATTCGCGCCCGGCGTCGACCCCGCGAAGCTCGATATTTCCGTTGACAAGGGTCTGCTCTCGATTGCCGGCGAGCGGATGACGCGAGAGGCCGAGTTGCCAGCCGGCTCGCGGCAGTACGCACAGGAACGCTTTAACGGTTCTTTCCGGCGCGTCGTTGAGCTCCCACAGCAGGCCGACCCTGACAAGGTGACGGCACGCTACGTCGACGGCTGCCTGCTGATTTCCGTGGGCAAACGCGAAGTGTCCAAACCCCGTGCCATTGCCGTCCAGTAG
- a CDS encoding MFS transporter, with protein sequence MILIASLGGSLEFYDFIVYGFFAHYIAGQFFPNASSMVSLLFSFSVLAIGYVIRPLGGIVLSSWGDRYGRRPVFLISIVVVTAATIGLGLLPNYQSWGIAAPIILILLRVVQGFCVGGEMPGAITYAVEAAPQRAGLAAGVIICAVNVGVLLATLVNLAIQACMSSADAAAYGWRVAFLFGGLCGIVSYWMRRNLDESPEFERMRGAVVKQPFRETLRHHGRQVIAGVMAIAVMAGVNGILYGHMPAFLVQQLHYAPRTAALAQNAYLIVSSVGLLFAGWLGDKVPRRYILRASAVLLLVLSYPFYLALSTHSVNLVVLFVLAALVFSLASGTWASVLADHFPVQIRYSGIALSYNVAVVAFSGFAPLLGTMLIRETGSLASPALYVMVASVVTLLAGAVTPGVARLSHAAPQAH encoded by the coding sequence ATGATCCTCATCGCGAGCCTCGGCGGCTCGCTGGAGTTCTACGATTTCATCGTCTATGGATTTTTTGCGCACTATATAGCGGGGCAGTTCTTTCCTAATGCATCGTCGATGGTGAGTTTGCTGTTTTCATTTTCGGTGCTGGCAATCGGGTATGTAATACGGCCGCTGGGTGGAATCGTCCTGAGTAGCTGGGGCGATCGTTATGGACGCCGGCCCGTGTTTCTCATATCCATCGTGGTCGTGACGGCGGCCACGATAGGCCTGGGTCTGCTCCCGAACTATCAGAGCTGGGGCATCGCGGCGCCCATCATCCTGATTCTGCTGCGCGTCGTGCAAGGCTTTTGTGTCGGCGGTGAAATGCCTGGCGCCATTACCTATGCAGTTGAAGCTGCGCCTCAACGCGCAGGACTCGCCGCCGGGGTGATCATCTGTGCCGTGAATGTCGGCGTGCTGCTCGCGACGCTGGTGAATCTCGCCATTCAGGCGTGCATGTCGAGTGCCGATGCGGCTGCTTATGGCTGGCGTGTCGCGTTCCTGTTTGGCGGCCTGTGCGGAATCGTCTCGTACTGGATGCGCCGGAACCTCGATGAATCCCCCGAGTTCGAACGGATGCGCGGCGCGGTGGTCAAGCAGCCGTTCCGGGAGACTTTGCGTCATCACGGGCGGCAGGTGATCGCGGGTGTGATGGCGATCGCAGTGATGGCAGGTGTCAACGGGATTCTTTATGGACATATGCCTGCGTTTCTCGTGCAACAACTGCACTACGCACCGCGTACGGCAGCACTGGCGCAAAACGCGTATCTCATCGTCAGTTCGGTGGGTCTGCTGTTCGCGGGCTGGCTCGGCGACAAGGTGCCTCGCCGCTATATCCTGCGTGCGTCGGCGGTGCTGTTGCTGGTGCTGAGCTATCCGTTCTATCTCGCACTGAGCACGCATAGCGTGAATCTGGTAGTGCTTTTCGTACTCGCGGCGCTGGTGTTTTCGTTGGCGAGCGGTACGTGGGCATCCGTGCTGGCCGATCACTTTCCGGTCCAGATCCGCTATAGCGGCATCGCGCTTTCCTATAACGTCGCGGTCGTGGCGTTCAGCGGCTTTGCGCCGTTGCTCGGCACCATGCTCATTCGTGAAACGGGATCGCTCGCGTCGCCGGCGTTGTATGTGATGGTGGCGTCGGTCGTTACGCTGCTTGCGGGTGCAGTCACGCCGGGTGTCGCGAGGTTGTCGCACGCTGCTCCGCAGGCGCACTAG
- a CDS encoding phasin family protein: protein MSSLPGDRAVASQRATFETLSDMWTKAFGCIEKLTELNLRVTKSTFAENQAIARVALSSSDTQELFTLHARRAQAAMEEVQSYWRHVYNIMFSAQADLAATVETQLKQRQHDAQAFVESVANNAPAGTEAAVGALQSVVTVAGEATTATIEASKRAAEQALEIAENNVNAAASASSRATRQAVDQARAATKP from the coding sequence ATGAGCAGTCTTCCTGGTGACCGAGCGGTTGCTTCGCAAAGAGCTACTTTCGAAACCCTGTCCGACATGTGGACGAAGGCTTTTGGCTGTATTGAGAAGCTGACTGAACTGAACTTGCGCGTGACCAAATCGACGTTCGCCGAAAATCAGGCAATTGCGCGCGTGGCTTTGTCATCCAGCGACACGCAGGAGCTATTCACATTGCACGCCAGACGGGCGCAAGCCGCTATGGAGGAAGTACAGTCGTACTGGCGGCACGTCTACAACATCATGTTCAGCGCCCAGGCAGACCTGGCCGCGACCGTTGAGACCCAGTTAAAGCAGCGCCAGCATGACGCGCAAGCTTTTGTAGAGTCGGTGGCGAATAATGCACCGGCCGGAACCGAAGCGGCAGTAGGCGCGCTGCAGTCCGTTGTCACGGTCGCCGGTGAGGCGACGACCGCGACGATTGAAGCCAGCAAAAGGGCCGCCGAACAGGCGCTGGAGATTGCCGAAAATAACGTTAACGCTGCGGCTTCCGCTTCAAGCAGGGCGACCAGGCAGGCCGTTGACCAGGCCCGGGCTGCAACAAAGCCGTAA
- a CDS encoding CsbD family protein: MNKDQVKGTAEKVKGKVNEAVGKATGDAAQELKGDVQQEVGHTRKDVGDVKEAAKDVRKH; the protein is encoded by the coding sequence ATGAACAAGGACCAAGTCAAAGGAACTGCGGAGAAGGTCAAGGGTAAGGTTAACGAGGCCGTTGGCAAGGCGACGGGCGACGCAGCACAGGAGTTGAAGGGCGACGTGCAGCAAGAGGTTGGCCATACCCGTAAAGACGTTGGCGATGTCAAGGAAGCCGCGAAGGACGTGCGCAAGCATTAG
- a CDS encoding bifunctional 3-(3-hydroxy-phenyl)propionate/3-hydroxycinnamic acid hydroxylase, with the protein MQQPTQPTLGEYDVAVVGLGPTGATLANLLALKGMKVLVLERDADVFALPRAVHFDAECMRVFQTIGLSDALLPNLFVGPGMKFINAQGKLLIDWQRPTCIGPLGWCPSYKFHQPDLDRVLRAWLAAQPNVDIRLRHEAFALDETAEGVSIRFEDTSCGKLRHATARYVVGCDGARSIVRRFMGTELDDLKSHERWVVVDVLLKTPRPDLGDYSIQYCDPQRPSTYTRGPDNRRRWELMVMPGDDTSRLQSPEWLWDKLSRWITPEVATIERSAVYTFHSVVARGWRNGRLLLAGDAAHQTPPFMGQGMAAGIRDASNLAWKLEHVIRDDRDDSLLDTYETERSPHVREFIETAVELGNVIQSRPSVRTTTDDEATAAIRNFVTPQPRLGEGAHLGRQQTFAGTIARQPRLSDERLLDDSVGYRYALLLASGLRAMYPDIVELAARADVAVVDDEAPALREWLSETGAEAILVRPDRYVYGMAHSAADSLRALMCDAFPHLQSELA; encoded by the coding sequence ATGCAACAACCCACACAACCCACCCTCGGCGAGTACGACGTCGCGGTGGTCGGCCTGGGGCCGACGGGCGCAACGCTTGCCAATCTGCTCGCACTGAAGGGAATGAAAGTCCTCGTGCTCGAACGGGACGCGGACGTCTTTGCGCTGCCCCGCGCGGTTCACTTCGACGCTGAGTGCATGCGTGTATTCCAGACCATCGGGCTGTCCGATGCGTTATTGCCTAACCTCTTCGTTGGGCCTGGAATGAAGTTCATCAACGCGCAGGGCAAGCTGCTAATCGATTGGCAGCGGCCTACCTGCATTGGCCCGCTCGGTTGGTGCCCGAGCTACAAGTTTCATCAGCCCGACCTCGATCGCGTATTGCGCGCGTGGCTTGCCGCTCAGCCGAACGTGGACATCAGGCTGCGGCATGAAGCGTTCGCCCTTGACGAGACGGCCGAGGGCGTGTCGATCCGCTTTGAAGACACGAGCTGCGGGAAGTTGCGGCACGCGACGGCGCGCTACGTAGTGGGCTGCGACGGCGCACGCTCGATCGTGCGCCGATTTATGGGCACCGAGCTCGACGATCTCAAGTCGCATGAGCGATGGGTCGTCGTCGATGTTTTGCTGAAAACGCCGCGCCCCGATCTGGGCGACTATTCGATCCAGTATTGCGATCCGCAGCGGCCGTCTACCTACACGCGCGGACCGGACAATCGCCGGCGTTGGGAACTGATGGTGATGCCGGGCGACGACACGTCGCGCCTGCAGTCGCCCGAATGGCTGTGGGACAAACTCTCGCGCTGGATCACGCCCGAAGTCGCGACGATCGAACGCTCGGCTGTCTATACGTTCCATTCGGTTGTCGCGCGGGGCTGGCGCAACGGGCGCCTGCTGCTGGCGGGCGATGCCGCGCATCAGACTCCGCCTTTCATGGGGCAGGGCATGGCAGCGGGCATTCGCGATGCGAGCAATCTGGCGTGGAAGCTCGAGCACGTTATTCGCGACGATCGTGACGACAGCCTGCTCGACACATATGAAACAGAGCGCTCGCCCCATGTGCGCGAATTCATCGAGACGGCGGTCGAACTGGGCAACGTGATCCAGTCGCGTCCATCTGTCCGCACAACGACTGACGACGAAGCCACGGCGGCGATACGCAACTTCGTCACGCCTCAACCGAGGCTTGGCGAGGGCGCGCATCTCGGCAGGCAACAGACATTCGCGGGGACCATTGCACGTCAGCCACGTCTGAGCGATGAACGTTTGCTGGACGACAGCGTGGGCTACCGCTACGCACTGCTGCTCGCATCCGGATTGCGCGCGATGTATCCCGACATCGTGGAACTCGCGGCCCGAGCTGACGTCGCGGTCGTCGATGACGAAGCGCCCGCGTTGCGCGAGTGGCTCAGTGAAACGGGTGCCGAAGCGATTCTTGTGAGACCGGACCGTTACGTGTACGGAATGGCCCATAGCGCCGCCGACAGCCTGCGCGCGCTGATGTGCGACGCGTTTCCTCATTTGCAGAGCGAACTCGCATGA
- a CDS encoding fumarylacetoacetate hydrolase family protein produces the protein MKLVSFSTHQGSSFGAVHNGSVFDLRKRLDGRYADLKSLIAADAFAQVQAVINEDKGDYPLAEVTLEPVIPNPEQIFCVGLNYAEHVKETNRETTENPVIFMRLPASQVGADQPMLRPPESTQFDYEGEIAVIIGRGGRRIAESDAWNHIAGYSCYNDGSVRDWQRHTGQWGPGKNFYRTGAFGPWMVTSEEIEPNTTMTLVTRLNGQEVQRATTDMLIHGIAKQIAYLSTFTPLFAGDVIVTGTPGGVGAKRNPPLFMKAGDVVEVEVDRVGVLRNPVADEA, from the coding sequence ATGAAACTCGTCAGCTTCTCGACCCATCAAGGCTCATCATTCGGCGCGGTCCATAACGGCTCGGTCTTCGATCTGCGCAAACGTCTTGATGGACGCTATGCCGATCTGAAATCGCTCATCGCTGCGGATGCGTTCGCGCAAGTCCAAGCCGTCATCAACGAAGACAAAGGCGATTACCCGTTGGCTGAAGTCACGCTCGAGCCTGTGATTCCGAACCCTGAGCAGATCTTCTGCGTAGGGCTGAATTACGCCGAACACGTGAAGGAAACGAATCGCGAGACCACGGAAAATCCGGTGATCTTCATGCGTTTGCCCGCTTCGCAGGTGGGCGCGGATCAGCCGATGCTGCGGCCGCCCGAGTCCACCCAGTTCGACTATGAAGGCGAGATTGCCGTCATCATCGGGCGCGGCGGGCGGCGTATCGCGGAATCCGATGCGTGGAATCACATTGCGGGCTACAGCTGCTACAACGATGGATCGGTACGCGACTGGCAACGGCACACGGGCCAGTGGGGACCGGGTAAGAACTTCTACCGGACAGGCGCTTTCGGCCCCTGGATGGTCACGAGCGAAGAGATCGAGCCGAACACGACCATGACGCTCGTCACGCGTCTCAACGGCCAGGAAGTGCAGCGCGCCACGACCGACATGCTGATCCACGGCATCGCGAAACAGATCGCCTACCTGTCTACCTTTACGCCGCTGTTTGCTGGCGACGTGATCGTCACGGGCACGCCGGGCGGCGTCGGCGCAAAGCGCAACCCACCGCTGTTCATGAAAGCGGGCGATGTCGTCGAAGTCGAAGTCGATCGCGTCGGCGTGCTGCGCAATCCGGTCGCCGACGAGGCTTGA
- a CDS encoding GAF domain-containing sensor histidine kinase, with protein MNFDVNTSPMDIGIRAAHRESLITAELASRASRRPNYGAEAKVLRRLAHALATSDTAMLDMLASEAARLCRAGSAGISVLESPPDRPASFRWAALAGFCAPLLNTYRPFDDSLCGVTLTMGKPELFRTPQRYFPSIEAVSPPVVEALLVPIPVGDGPWGAIWVMSHSENARFDAEDLRLLTSLADFTGAAMQVARMQALAEKRANEAEEAQEALRRAEERTYEFIATLGHELRSPLAPLISSLDILGMLENSGAAASRALEIAQRQMGRLKRLIEDLLDAARIRHGKVEVKMDTCQLADIVWDAVNAVQPAMDARKHQLSVHCPVEPITLRADAARLTQVLVNLLSNSARYSPDGSHIDLAAFVGHAPGGQGVTFPDAVQFTVTDNGYGIPPDKLPYVFDMFTQLGSRCSTVDSGLGIGLALVRYLVECHGGTVSIASGDGRKGTAVTVVLPVLERLHVVLSPRLAGQRE; from the coding sequence ATGAACTTCGACGTCAATACATCCCCGATGGACATCGGTATCCGAGCCGCGCACCGCGAGTCACTGATTACCGCCGAACTTGCCTCACGAGCAAGCCGGCGTCCAAACTATGGCGCAGAAGCCAAAGTTCTGCGACGGCTTGCGCATGCGCTGGCAACCTCCGATACCGCGATGCTCGACATGCTGGCATCGGAGGCCGCTCGCCTGTGCCGCGCTGGCAGCGCAGGAATCAGCGTGCTGGAGTCGCCACCGGACCGGCCTGCGAGCTTCCGTTGGGCGGCGTTGGCGGGTTTTTGTGCGCCCCTTCTCAATACCTACCGCCCGTTTGACGACAGCCTGTGTGGGGTGACGCTGACGATGGGCAAGCCCGAGCTTTTCAGGACACCGCAACGTTATTTCCCATCCATCGAAGCCGTCTCGCCACCCGTCGTCGAAGCCCTGCTGGTCCCCATTCCGGTCGGCGACGGTCCCTGGGGCGCCATCTGGGTCATGTCGCATAGCGAAAACGCCCGCTTCGACGCGGAAGACCTGCGGTTGCTGACGAGCCTCGCGGACTTTACAGGCGCAGCGATGCAGGTCGCGCGCATGCAGGCGCTGGCTGAAAAGCGCGCAAACGAAGCGGAAGAGGCTCAGGAGGCCTTGCGCCGGGCAGAGGAGCGCACCTACGAGTTCATCGCCACACTCGGCCACGAACTCAGAAGTCCCCTTGCGCCTCTCATCTCGTCGCTCGATATCCTAGGAATGCTTGAGAACAGCGGGGCCGCGGCGTCGCGCGCGCTCGAGATAGCGCAACGGCAAATGGGCCGACTCAAGCGGTTGATTGAGGACCTGCTCGACGCGGCAAGAATCCGGCACGGCAAGGTAGAGGTGAAAATGGACACCTGCCAGCTCGCTGATATCGTCTGGGACGCCGTGAACGCCGTGCAACCCGCAATGGACGCACGCAAACATCAGCTCAGCGTCCATTGTCCAGTCGAGCCGATAACGTTGCGCGCAGACGCTGCCCGATTGACCCAGGTCCTGGTGAACCTGCTCAGCAATTCCGCCCGATACTCGCCAGATGGCAGCCACATTGACCTCGCCGCTTTTGTCGGGCATGCGCCTGGCGGACAAGGGGTGACGTTCCCGGATGCAGTGCAATTCACCGTGACGGATAACGGATACGGCATCCCGCCCGACAAGCTTCCCTATGTGTTCGACATGTTTACCCAGCTCGGCTCGCGATGCTCGACCGTGGATTCCGGTCTGGGAATCGGACTGGCGCTTGTCAGATATCTGGTGGAATGCCATGGCGGCACAGTCTCCATTGCAAGCGGTGACGGACGGAAAGGCACGGCCGTGACGGTTGTGCTCCCGGTACTTGAACGGCTTCATGTTGTTTTGTCGCCCCGCCTGGCAGGACAACGCGAATGA
- a CDS encoding porin, whose amino-acid sequence MNNEQGAHNFKLLSGANQNNRLGFKISEDLGGGTKAVAQLENGFDVTNGKFGQGGRMFGRQAYMGLSNNAMGTLTAGRQYDMFWDYLTAYSAGVAIGGLLATPGDADNLMRSWRYSNSIKYVSPTMRGVDFEALYAFSNASGEFAVNRAFSAGARYVAGRFQIAAAYVQLDAPGTVNAAGAVSDDYAGAPFFLFRSSPLNSGVGLKMAVA is encoded by the coding sequence GTGAACAACGAACAGGGCGCGCACAATTTCAAGCTGCTGAGCGGGGCGAACCAGAACAACCGGCTAGGCTTCAAGATATCGGAAGATCTTGGCGGCGGGACGAAAGCTGTCGCGCAACTGGAGAACGGCTTCGACGTCACGAACGGAAAATTCGGACAGGGTGGACGGATGTTCGGCCGGCAAGCGTATATGGGTCTGTCGAACAACGCCATGGGCACGTTGACCGCAGGCCGTCAGTACGACATGTTCTGGGACTACCTGACCGCCTATTCGGCCGGCGTGGCGATCGGCGGGCTTCTCGCGACTCCGGGCGATGCAGACAATCTGATGCGCAGCTGGCGCTATAGCAATTCAATCAAGTACGTATCGCCGACGATGCGCGGTGTCGATTTCGAAGCGCTGTATGCGTTTAGCAACGCGTCGGGTGAGTTTGCCGTCAATCGTGCGTTTAGCGCGGGCGCAAGGTACGTCGCCGGTCGTTTTCAGATCGCCGCAGCCTACGTTCAGCTCGACGCGCCGGGCACAGTCAACGCAGCGGGTGCCGTTAGCGACGACTACGCGGGCGCGCCGTTCTTCCTGTTCCGTTCGAGTCCGTTAAATAGCGGAGTTGGTCTGAAAATGGCGGTTGCATGA